A genomic window from Cryobacterium sp. SO2 includes:
- a CDS encoding neutral zinc metallopeptidase, whose amino-acid sequence MRKALFALTATTLLLLAGCTFVTPLPGPQQPQPQPQPSQPAATPAPADDTTESAETTETPETTETPAPEPAAEPVELSTSATCQVDGDLEGAFTETEMVEYLNCVVPSVDAWLDTVYEDIPHPNAYWFIPRGYVGEDSAGCEVSDTAAQYCVGSENIYLGEDRVWDYYKVLGDASLPMAIAHEVTHHIQNAAGIWQSIAEANGNAIPPEESVRLENQADCGAGAFMAYLAGLGVLTEDDTNDLTAVLAVIASVEGDGRDHGTMPERMDAFNSSFTTDSDIPMEECVGFYPEIPILN is encoded by the coding sequence ATGCGCAAGGCCCTGTTCGCCCTCACCGCCACCACGCTGCTGCTGCTGGCCGGCTGCACGTTCGTCACCCCGCTGCCGGGGCCCCAGCAGCCTCAACCGCAACCGCAACCGTCCCAGCCGGCCGCGACGCCGGCGCCGGCCGACGACACCACCGAGTCCGCGGAGACCACGGAGACCCCTGAGACCACGGAGACCCCGGCCCCCGAGCCCGCCGCCGAGCCGGTTGAACTCAGCACCTCGGCGACCTGCCAGGTCGACGGCGACCTGGAAGGCGCCTTCACCGAAACCGAGATGGTCGAGTACCTCAACTGCGTGGTGCCGTCGGTCGACGCCTGGCTGGACACCGTCTACGAAGACATCCCGCACCCGAATGCGTACTGGTTCATTCCCCGGGGGTACGTCGGCGAGGACTCCGCCGGCTGCGAGGTCAGCGACACGGCCGCTCAGTACTGCGTCGGCTCCGAGAACATCTATCTCGGTGAGGACAGGGTCTGGGACTACTACAAGGTGCTCGGCGATGCGTCCCTGCCGATGGCGATCGCCCACGAGGTGACGCATCACATCCAGAACGCCGCGGGGATCTGGCAGAGCATCGCCGAGGCGAACGGCAACGCCATCCCTCCCGAGGAATCGGTGCGGCTCGAGAACCAGGCCGACTGCGGTGCCGGAGCGTTCATGGCCTATCTGGCGGGGCTCGGTGTCCTGACCGAGGACGACACCAACGATCTCACCGCGGTCCTCGCCGTGATCGCATCCGTGGAAGGGGACGGACGCGATCATGGCACGATGCCGGAGCGGATGGACGCGTTCAATTCGTCATTCACGACCGACTCGGACATACCGATGGAGGAATGTGTCGGTTTCTACCCCGAGATTCCGATCCTCAACTGA
- a CDS encoding FAD-linked oxidase C-terminal domain-containing protein, translating into MAARCVPRGAVPAMLASIQETAARHDVVIANIAHAGDGNLHPLIIAPEGDLETKALPGAEIELGPRVRQMHRVVKDALDPEHILNPGKAFS; encoded by the coding sequence GTGGCGGCTCGCTGCGTGCCGCGCGGCGCTGTGCCGGCGATGCTCGCCAGTATCCAGGAGACCGCGGCGCGGCACGACGTGGTGATCGCGAACATCGCCCACGCCGGCGACGGCAACCTGCACCCGCTGATCATCGCCCCTGAGGGGGACCTTGAGACTAAGGCGCTGCCCGGCGCAGAGATCGAGCTCGGCCCGCGGGTGCGGCAGATGCACCGGGTGGTGAAGGATGCCCTGGACCCCGAGCACATCCTCAACCCGGGCAAGGCGTTCAGCTAG
- a CDS encoding flavodoxin domain-containing protein, which produces MNVLIVIESCFGNTAQVAGAVATGLRSRGADVTVVDAASADAPAAEGVDLLLLGAPTHNMGLPGPASRAQAAAKGGHPVSSGIAEWLELLPGQAGRRVATFDTVAGRGFFSGSAAKAIEKRLRRHSATVAGRESFLVGGTAGPLADGELARAELWGAALAS; this is translated from the coding sequence GTGAACGTGCTGATCGTCATCGAATCGTGTTTCGGCAATACCGCCCAGGTCGCCGGTGCCGTCGCCACCGGGCTCCGGTCGCGCGGGGCCGACGTCACCGTTGTCGACGCCGCCTCTGCCGATGCCCCTGCCGCCGAGGGCGTGGACCTGCTGCTGCTGGGCGCGCCCACCCACAACATGGGACTGCCCGGGCCCGCGTCCCGGGCACAGGCGGCGGCCAAGGGCGGCCATCCCGTGAGCTCCGGGATCGCCGAGTGGCTGGAGCTGCTCCCCGGTCAGGCCGGTCGCCGGGTCGCGACATTCGACACCGTCGCCGGCCGCGGGTTCTTCTCAGGGTCGGCCGCGAAGGCCATCGAGAAGCGGCTGCGCCGCCACTCGGCCACCGTCGCCGGCCGGGAGAGTTTCCTCGTCGGCGGTACCGCCGGTCCCCTGGCCGACGGCGAGCTGGCCCGCGCCGAGCTGTGGGGCGCCGCCCTGGCCTCCTAG
- a CDS encoding MFS transporter produces MNPASRRVQRIYLILLLGNTLAASFIWGINTLFLLDAGLSNFEAFAANGFFTAGMVIFEIPTGVVADTVGRKASYLLGTITLSVTTALYWMLWVWQSPFVWWAIVSVLLGLGFTFFSGAVEAWLVDALTSTGYTGSLEAVFGRGLVVTGIAMFAGSVLGGVIAQATNLGVPFLLRAGVLVVMFLYAFIVMKDLGFTPDHSRGPLQATRLVLSESVEHGLKRRSVRYMILSAPFASGVGIYAFYALQPYLLELYGDPSAYSIAGLAAAILSLAQVVGGVLAPRIRTLFAKRTSTVIGASLLSVASLIVLGLTNLFWLAVVFLLIWGFVFAVAEPVRQAYLNDMIPSKQRATVLSFDSLFGSLGGVFIQPALGRAADIGGYGTSLLIGGLVELIGVPIMLASRRQNDPADTTTVRADAAAPE; encoded by the coding sequence GTGAACCCGGCGTCCCGGCGCGTCCAGCGCATCTACCTGATCCTCTTGCTCGGCAATACCCTGGCGGCGTCGTTCATCTGGGGCATCAACACGCTGTTCCTGCTCGACGCCGGGCTGAGCAACTTCGAGGCGTTCGCCGCGAACGGATTCTTCACCGCGGGCATGGTGATCTTCGAGATCCCCACCGGCGTCGTCGCCGACACCGTGGGGCGCAAGGCCTCTTACTTGCTGGGCACGATCACGTTGTCGGTCACCACGGCGCTGTACTGGATGCTCTGGGTGTGGCAGTCGCCGTTCGTCTGGTGGGCCATCGTCTCGGTGCTGCTCGGGCTGGGTTTCACCTTTTTCTCCGGCGCGGTGGAGGCCTGGCTGGTCGACGCTCTCACCTCCACCGGGTACACCGGCAGCCTCGAGGCCGTGTTCGGCCGTGGGCTCGTGGTGACCGGGATCGCCATGTTCGCCGGCTCGGTGCTCGGCGGCGTCATCGCGCAGGCCACCAATCTCGGGGTGCCGTTCCTCCTGCGGGCCGGGGTGCTCGTGGTGATGTTCCTGTATGCGTTCATCGTGATGAAAGACCTCGGCTTCACCCCTGACCACTCGCGGGGCCCGCTCCAGGCGACCCGCCTCGTGCTGTCGGAGTCGGTGGAACACGGGCTGAAGCGGCGGTCGGTGCGTTACATGATCCTCTCCGCACCGTTCGCCTCCGGGGTGGGGATCTACGCCTTCTACGCTCTGCAGCCCTATCTGCTCGAGCTCTACGGCGATCCGTCGGCCTACTCCATCGCCGGGCTGGCCGCGGCGATTCTCTCGCTGGCGCAGGTGGTCGGCGGCGTCCTGGCACCGCGCATCCGCACGCTCTTCGCCAAGCGCACCAGCACCGTGATCGGAGCGTCGCTGCTCAGCGTGGCGTCGCTCATCGTGCTCGGCCTGACCAACCTGTTCTGGCTCGCCGTGGTCTTCCTGCTGATCTGGGGATTCGTCTTCGCGGTTGCCGAACCGGTGCGGCAGGCCTACCTCAACGACATGATCCCCTCGAAGCAACGCGCCACGGTGCTCTCCTTCGATTCGCTCTTCGGCAGCCTCGGCGGGGTCTTCATCCAACCGGCCCTCGGCCGCGCCGCCGACATCGGCGGTTACGGCACCTCCCTGCTGATCGGCGGTCTGGTGGAGCTCATCGGGGTGCCGATCATGCTCGCCAGCCGCCGGCAGAACGATCCCGCCGACACCACAACCGTGCGAGCGGATGCCGCCGCCCCGGAGTAG
- a CDS encoding phosphatase PAP2 family protein has product MESPKHPEGAAQPRAKRVSQWWPLLSGLIALGLAVGLGMLIVVRDQGLPLPVDTQWFNDLRANRAPIWDVLALVMDTLGGGLVATIVLPAAIIAGLLWLRRPWAAGYFLAVSVVTGALTQLLKHLFGRARPENILTNLDFGSFPSGHVANAAATAAVLAILFPRVWVWLAATLYTVIMMLSRTYLGAHWLTDTLGALLLSIGVAAVLWAPVAAKLNGERELAVQRRSRARPQRP; this is encoded by the coding sequence ATGGAGTCGCCGAAACACCCGGAAGGAGCGGCACAGCCGCGGGCGAAACGCGTCTCGCAGTGGTGGCCGCTGCTGAGCGGGCTCATCGCGCTGGGCCTCGCCGTGGGCCTGGGGATGCTCATCGTGGTGCGCGACCAGGGGCTGCCCCTGCCCGTCGACACCCAGTGGTTCAACGATCTGCGCGCGAATCGGGCGCCGATTTGGGATGTCCTGGCCCTCGTGATGGACACCCTCGGCGGCGGCCTGGTCGCGACCATCGTGCTGCCGGCCGCGATCATCGCCGGGCTGCTGTGGCTGCGGCGCCCGTGGGCAGCCGGGTACTTCCTGGCGGTGAGCGTGGTCACCGGTGCGCTCACCCAGCTGCTCAAGCACCTGTTCGGTCGGGCACGTCCAGAGAACATCCTGACCAACCTCGACTTCGGGTCGTTCCCGTCCGGGCATGTCGCCAACGCAGCGGCCACGGCGGCGGTTCTGGCGATCCTGTTTCCGCGGGTCTGGGTGTGGCTGGCCGCGACGCTGTACACGGTGATCATGATGCTCAGCCGCACCTACCTGGGAGCGCACTGGCTCACCGACACCCTCGGCGCCCTCCTGCTCAGCATCGGCGTCGCGGCGGTGCTGTGGGCGCCCGTGGCCGCGAAACTGAACGGTGAGCGGGAACTCGCCGTTCAGCGGCGGTCACGAGCGCGGCCTCAGCGCCCCTGA
- a CDS encoding GNAT family N-acetyltransferase has translation MNPRTSPDLVALELRLLSALDAVARDAVGCTLGELDYPVAAAPTGSALVQSYLLRAPESSWALWHNGAPAGVFAVVPYLELAGAHQTSTYLAPGARGSGLNAAVKRAAIVAARASSLSLYSSVHHANARSVAATRRLFTAIDPTKVFEHTAGRLAWRFDLSDPWARLADGPVHADLVDTLVGAFRHPARQAA, from the coding sequence ATGAACCCCCGCACGTCGCCCGACCTCGTCGCCCTTGAGCTTCGACTTCTCTCCGCGCTGGATGCGGTGGCCCGCGACGCTGTGGGCTGCACCCTGGGGGAGCTGGACTACCCCGTGGCGGCCGCACCCACCGGATCTGCCCTGGTCCAGTCCTACCTGCTGCGTGCTCCCGAGAGCTCCTGGGCGCTCTGGCACAACGGCGCACCCGCCGGGGTGTTCGCAGTGGTGCCGTACCTCGAGCTGGCCGGTGCCCACCAGACCTCCACCTATCTGGCGCCCGGCGCGCGGGGCTCCGGCCTCAACGCGGCCGTGAAAAGAGCCGCGATCGTGGCGGCGCGCGCCAGCTCGCTGTCGCTCTACTCGTCGGTGCATCACGCCAACGCACGGTCGGTGGCGGCGACCCGCCGGCTGTTCACGGCGATCGACCCGACGAAGGTGTTCGAGCACACCGCCGGGCGGCTGGCCTGGCGCTTTGATCTGAGCGACCCGTGGGCCCGGCTGGCGGATGGGCCGGTGCACGCCGACCTGGTGGACACGCTTGTCGGCGCATTCCGGCACCCGGCCCGCCAGGCCGCCTGA
- a CDS encoding MMPL family transporter, translating to MHTLLERYGVFAATHAWRVVVLFLAAVALVAGFGLGIGQTTDDTVTLPNSESTSAQNLLNSAFPKSAKGSGTIVLSGDAGAFSSADGTAALQTLAASIADDKHVTQAVLLPTAISSDGSVAYISVSFDVATREVTPAIAQPVLDTATQGAPSGSTVLPGGQIATTLAAEPTHGAELVGLIAAAIILLVSLGTAVAMALPILSALLGLVFGLGAIALLSLLDAIPSVSGTIAAMLSLGVGIDYSLFLITKYRSVRSTGAPVSVAAGRAMASSGSAIVFAGVTVMVALAGLVLAGVPYLNSLAWVAATGVACAMLTCLILLPAVLGLLGDGIERLALPRRTAPGEKPGLWQRIGAATSTRPWLSLAGSVVVLAALAFPVTALQLGQTDDGNDPTSQVTRQSYDVLSDAFGAGVNGPLLVIAALPTPEPAGQSVPADPALAALTTALGSTKGVASVVGPTVSDDGTAAQWSVIPSTGPSDPKTATLVQTLRNTVIPGAQGDLDPLVGGQTAAKADFAGIIDSSLLTVIVAVIAASAVLLFFAFRSVAIPLTAAAMNVVSILVAYGVLVFVFQEGNGIGLTGLDAPVPIEAYVPLLLFAVLFGLSMDYEVFLLSAIQESWHIFADNRRAVVHGIGSTGRVITSAALIMVSVFISFVPNPDPVVKMFGVGLAVAVLVDATLVRGLLVPAVMSLLGRANWWLPRWLDKRMPHLTIEG from the coding sequence ATGCACACGTTGCTCGAACGCTACGGAGTCTTCGCGGCCACACATGCCTGGCGGGTCGTGGTGCTGTTTCTCGCGGCCGTCGCCCTCGTCGCCGGGTTCGGCCTGGGCATCGGCCAGACCACCGATGACACCGTCACACTGCCGAACAGTGAGAGCACCTCGGCCCAGAACCTGCTCAACTCGGCGTTTCCGAAGAGCGCCAAGGGCTCGGGCACGATCGTGCTCTCCGGCGACGCCGGAGCGTTCTCCTCGGCAGACGGCACTGCGGCCCTGCAGACCCTGGCCGCCAGCATCGCCGACGACAAACACGTGACCCAGGCGGTGCTGCTGCCCACCGCCATCAGCTCCGACGGCAGCGTGGCCTACATCAGCGTGTCGTTCGACGTGGCGACCCGGGAGGTCACCCCCGCCATCGCGCAGCCGGTGCTGGACACCGCCACCCAGGGCGCCCCGTCGGGCTCGACGGTGCTGCCCGGCGGGCAGATCGCCACGACCCTCGCCGCCGAACCCACTCACGGCGCCGAACTGGTGGGCCTCATCGCCGCGGCGATCATTCTGCTGGTCTCGCTCGGCACGGCCGTGGCCATGGCCCTGCCGATCCTCTCCGCCCTGCTCGGCCTGGTGTTCGGGCTCGGCGCGATCGCCCTGCTCAGCCTGCTGGATGCGATCCCCTCGGTGTCCGGCACCATCGCCGCGATGCTCAGCCTCGGTGTGGGCATCGACTACTCCCTCTTCCTGATCACCAAGTACCGGTCGGTGCGCAGCACGGGTGCTCCCGTTTCCGTCGCGGCCGGCCGGGCCATGGCCAGCTCAGGATCCGCCATCGTATTCGCCGGGGTGACCGTGATGGTCGCCCTGGCCGGCCTCGTGCTGGCGGGAGTGCCGTACCTCAACTCGCTGGCCTGGGTGGCCGCGACCGGGGTGGCCTGCGCCATGCTCACCTGCCTGATCCTGCTGCCCGCCGTGCTCGGGCTGCTCGGCGACGGCATCGAACGCCTGGCACTGCCCCGCCGCACCGCGCCGGGGGAGAAACCCGGCCTGTGGCAGCGGATCGGCGCGGCCACCTCCACACGGCCCTGGCTCTCCCTGGCGGGCAGTGTCGTGGTGCTCGCGGCGCTGGCCTTTCCCGTCACCGCCCTGCAACTGGGCCAGACCGATGACGGCAACGATCCCACCAGCCAGGTCACCCGGCAGAGCTACGACGTGCTCAGCGATGCGTTCGGTGCCGGGGTGAACGGTCCGCTGCTCGTGATCGCCGCCCTGCCCACACCGGAGCCGGCCGGCCAATCGGTGCCGGCCGACCCCGCCCTTGCCGCCCTGACCACGGCGCTGGGTTCCACGAAGGGTGTCGCCAGCGTGGTCGGGCCCACGGTGAGCGACGACGGCACCGCCGCACAGTGGTCGGTGATCCCCAGCACGGGCCCGAGCGACCCGAAAACCGCCACGCTCGTGCAAACCCTGCGCAACACCGTCATTCCCGGTGCGCAGGGCGACCTGGATCCGCTCGTCGGCGGGCAGACGGCGGCGAAGGCCGACTTCGCCGGCATCATCGACTCGAGCCTGCTCACGGTGATCGTCGCCGTGATCGCAGCGAGCGCCGTGTTGTTGTTCTTCGCGTTCCGCTCTGTAGCCATCCCGCTCACCGCCGCGGCCATGAACGTGGTCTCGATCCTCGTGGCCTACGGGGTGCTCGTGTTCGTGTTCCAGGAGGGCAACGGCATCGGGCTCACCGGCCTCGACGCCCCCGTGCCGATTGAGGCGTATGTGCCGCTGCTGCTCTTCGCCGTGCTCTTCGGGCTGTCGATGGACTACGAGGTGTTCCTGCTCAGCGCCATCCAGGAGTCCTGGCACATCTTCGCCGACAACCGCCGCGCCGTGGTGCACGGCATCGGAAGCACCGGCCGGGTGATCACCTCCGCGGCGCTGATCATGGTGAGCGTGTTCATCTCGTTCGTACCCAACCCCGACCCTGTCGTCAAGATGTTCGGCGTGGGCCTGGCCGTGGCCGTGCTCGTCGACGCGACCCTCGTGCGCGGTCTGCTCGTTCCCGCCGTGATGTCGCTGCTGGGCCGGGCCAATTGGTGGCTGCCGCGCTGGCTAGATAAACGGATGCCGCACCTCACCATCGAAGGCTGA
- a CDS encoding Gfo/Idh/MocA family oxidoreductase, with translation MLPSSFPEPDLFSPGTGEPALRWGVLAPGRIAGAFVGAMHRNTTQRVTAVASRSLERAELFAREHGADTAYGSYEELVADPSIDVVYVASPQSEHLKLGLLAINAGKHVLIEKPMATTAADAQLLVDAAASAGTLLMEAMWSRYLPQASVITTLIADGVLGDLRAVHADFGQAKAGNPEHRLFRKELGGGALLDLGIYPVQLASMVLGAPRTITAVGAIGETGVDLYSTLVLGYDGPAQSTLSTSLLARTPSVAAIMGTEARIELGSPFHVPTTLVLADNEFLGPTLTWADPTGLALLEGLSWEATALATFVGEGRTESPLHNLDETVSVLATLDEALRQIAA, from the coding sequence ATGTTGCCGTCTTCTTTCCCCGAACCCGACCTGTTCTCGCCCGGTACCGGCGAGCCTGCGCTGCGCTGGGGCGTGCTCGCTCCCGGCCGGATTGCGGGTGCCTTCGTGGGGGCGATGCATCGGAACACCACCCAGCGGGTCACCGCCGTGGCCTCCAGGTCGCTCGAACGGGCGGAGCTCTTCGCCCGCGAGCACGGCGCGGACACCGCCTACGGCTCCTACGAGGAACTCGTCGCCGACCCGTCGATCGACGTGGTCTACGTGGCCTCGCCCCAGAGCGAGCACCTCAAGTTGGGCCTGCTGGCGATCAACGCCGGCAAGCACGTGCTGATCGAGAAGCCGATGGCCACCACCGCAGCCGACGCCCAGTTGCTCGTCGACGCCGCGGCATCCGCCGGCACCCTGCTGATGGAAGCGATGTGGTCGCGCTACCTGCCCCAGGCGTCGGTCATCACCACGCTCATCGCCGACGGGGTCCTGGGCGATCTTCGCGCGGTGCACGCCGACTTCGGTCAGGCGAAGGCCGGCAACCCCGAACACCGCTTGTTTCGCAAGGAACTGGGCGGGGGAGCCCTGCTCGACCTCGGCATCTACCCGGTGCAGCTGGCGTCCATGGTGCTCGGCGCCCCTCGCACGATCACCGCGGTCGGAGCGATCGGCGAGACCGGGGTCGATCTCTACTCCACTCTGGTGCTCGGCTACGACGGGCCCGCGCAGTCGACGCTGTCCACCTCGCTGCTGGCGCGCACACCGTCGGTGGCGGCGATCATGGGAACCGAGGCGCGCATCGAGCTGGGATCACCGTTCCACGTGCCCACCACCCTCGTCCTCGCCGACAACGAGTTCCTCGGCCCGACCCTCACCTGGGCGGACCCCACCGGGCTGGCGCTGCTCGAGGGGCTCTCCTGGGAAGCCACCGCCCTCGCGACCTTCGTGGGGGAGGGGCGCACCGAATCACCCCTGCACAACCTGGACGAGACGGTGTCCGTCCTGGCGACCCTCGACGAGGCACTCCGGCAGATCGCGGCGTGA
- a CDS encoding TetR/AcrR family transcriptional regulator, translating to MARTGRFPKGAARREAILQTATEVLSRDGFQGTSLRAIGRELEVEPAHILYYFDSREDLIQNVIARWDDNALESIGGDFLPGETLDNYTAIIRRNLEIPGLVHLYLIFAAEAVDATHPAHGFFRDRFDRVRGILSAAVRFEQAAGRIPAEVDPDRAARMLIAVADGVQLQALMNPAIDAPADLESVIDHLRSQPPAV from the coding sequence ATGGCACGCACAGGTCGTTTTCCCAAGGGCGCCGCCCGCCGCGAGGCGATCCTGCAGACAGCCACCGAGGTGCTCTCGCGCGATGGCTTCCAGGGCACCTCGCTGCGCGCGATCGGGCGGGAACTCGAGGTGGAGCCCGCCCACATCCTGTATTACTTCGACAGCCGCGAAGACCTGATCCAGAACGTCATCGCCCGCTGGGACGACAACGCGCTGGAGTCGATCGGCGGGGACTTCCTGCCCGGTGAGACCCTCGACAACTACACGGCGATCATCCGCCGCAACCTCGAGATCCCCGGACTGGTGCACCTATACCTGATCTTCGCCGCCGAGGCGGTGGATGCGACCCATCCCGCCCATGGCTTCTTCCGGGACCGCTTCGACAGGGTGCGCGGCATCCTGAGCGCCGCCGTGCGGTTCGAGCAGGCGGCCGGGCGGATCCCGGCCGAGGTAGACCCCGACCGGGCCGCCCGGATGCTCATCGCCGTGGCCGACGGTGTGCAGCTGCAGGCCCTGATGAACCCGGCCATCGACGCCCCGGCCGACCTGGAATCCGTGATCGACCACCTGCGCAGCCAACCGCCCGCCGTCTAG
- a CDS encoding heme-degrading domain-containing protein has product MSITPDPAAQALLPLLEEQNSRISFPSFDYDDAYKLGSAIMARAAADDLKITVAMSFGQQRVFHAARPGTTADNDEWLAKKFRVVARYNAPSFLISTKYRARGLDFNQATGLPISEYVAAGGAFPLRVNGSIIGAVGVSGLVENLDHDLVVWALEAARGL; this is encoded by the coding sequence ATGTCGATCACCCCAGACCCCGCCGCCCAGGCCCTCCTGCCCCTGCTGGAGGAGCAGAATTCGCGCATCAGTTTCCCCTCCTTCGACTACGACGACGCCTACAAGCTCGGCAGCGCGATCATGGCGCGGGCGGCCGCCGACGATCTCAAGATCACGGTAGCGATGTCGTTCGGCCAGCAGCGGGTGTTCCACGCCGCACGGCCGGGCACCACCGCCGACAACGACGAGTGGCTGGCCAAGAAGTTCCGCGTGGTCGCCCGGTACAACGCGCCGTCGTTCCTGATCAGCACCAAATACCGGGCGCGAGGGCTCGACTTCAACCAGGCCACCGGACTGCCCATCTCGGAGTACGTGGCCGCCGGAGGTGCCTTCCCGCTGCGCGTGAACGGGTCCATCATCGGGGCCGTCGGGGTGTCCGGCCTGGTCGAGAACCTCGACCACGATCTGGTCGTCTGGGCGCTCGAGGCCGCACGGGGACTCTGA
- a CDS encoding biopolymer transporter Tol, protein MDSRRLRPGQTSRVHIGYRDGRDPEVVFETDSILIEAPNWTLDGADLIVNGDGLLWSLPADGSGGLAPIALEGVPALNNDHVLAPDGEHIFVSANDWHIYRASLAGGPTRRITNPGDRMHFLHGVSPDGHTLAYIGLEPGGADVWASGNVFSIPADGGADRQLTHDSRPADGCEYSPDGAWIYFNTEAFEAAAGHAQIARMRPDGTGVEQLTVDDRVNWFPHLSPDGASAVYLSFPAGTEGHPADLWVDLMLVDGTDWTHPRTVQRLFGGQGTLNVNSWAPDSERFAYISYPVADEHGTPTP, encoded by the coding sequence ATGGACTCCCGTCGGCTCCGGCCCGGCCAGACCAGCCGGGTGCACATCGGCTACCGCGACGGCCGTGACCCCGAGGTCGTCTTCGAGACCGACAGCATCCTGATCGAGGCTCCCAACTGGACCCTGGACGGCGCCGACCTCATCGTCAACGGCGACGGACTGCTCTGGTCCCTCCCCGCCGACGGCAGCGGGGGACTGGCACCGATCGCGCTCGAGGGCGTTCCGGCGCTCAACAACGACCACGTGCTCGCGCCGGACGGCGAGCACATCTTCGTCTCGGCCAACGACTGGCACATCTACCGGGCGTCCCTGGCGGGCGGCCCCACCCGGCGCATCACCAACCCCGGCGACCGCATGCACTTCCTGCACGGCGTGAGCCCCGACGGACACACTCTCGCCTACATCGGCCTGGAGCCGGGTGGGGCGGATGTCTGGGCCAGCGGCAATGTGTTCAGCATCCCGGCCGACGGCGGCGCCGACCGGCAGCTGACCCACGACAGCCGCCCCGCCGACGGCTGCGAGTACTCGCCGGACGGCGCCTGGATCTACTTCAACACCGAGGCCTTCGAGGCAGCGGCAGGTCATGCCCAGATCGCCCGGATGCGCCCGGACGGCACGGGTGTGGAGCAGCTGACCGTTGACGACCGGGTGAACTGGTTCCCGCACCTGTCGCCGGATGGCGCGAGCGCGGTCTACCTCTCGTTCCCCGCCGGCACCGAGGGGCACCCGGCCGACCTCTGGGTCGATCTGATGCTGGTCGACGGCACGGACTGGACGCATCCGCGTACCGTGCAGCGGCTCTTCGGCGGGCAGGGAACCCTCAACGTCAACAGCTGGGCTCCCGACAGCGAACGCTTCGCCTACATCAGCTACCCGGTCGCCGACGAGCACGGCACCCCCACCCCCTGA